TCGCTGGTCAGATGGTGTTCGCCCCAACGTGGCAGCATGTCTTGCGGGATGTTCAGCAGGTTGAGAATCCGTGCCACGACGAAGTCGATCAGGTCATCGATGGTTTGTGGCTGATGATAGAAGCCCGGCGACGCGGGCAAGATCGTCACACCCATGTTCGACAACTTGAGCATGTGCTCCAGATGAATACTCGAATACGGCGCTTCGCGCGGCACCAGGATCAGCTGGCGACGCTCTTTCAGTGTGACGTCAGCGGCCCGTTCGATCAGGTTGTTACAAGCACCGGTCGCGATAGCCGACAGCGTGCCGGTCGAACACGGCACCACCACCATCGCCGACGGCGCGCCGGAGCCCGAGGCCACCGGCGACATCCAGTCCTCCTTGCCGTACACCCGAATCTGCCCCGCGGCAGCGCCGGTGTATTCGGTGAGAAAGGCCTGCATCATCTGGGTTTTCGGCGGCAACGTAACGTCGGTTTCGGTGGCCATCACCAGCTGCGCAGCCTTGGAGATCAGGAAGTGCACCTCGCGATCTTCGCGAATCAGGCAGTCCAGCAGGCGCAAGCCGTACTGGGCGCCCGAAGCGCCGGTCATCGCCAGCGTGATGCGTTCCGGGCCATTGTTCATTTGAGCGCCTCGGCCAGTTTGCCGTGCAGGCCGCCGAAGCCGCCGTTGCTCATGATCACCACGTGAGTGCCGGGTTGAGCCTGGCTTTTCACGCGCTCGATAATGCCTTCCAGAGAATCGCTGACAATCGACGGCACCGTGCACAGCGCCGCGGTAGCGCTCAGGTCCCAGCCGAGGTTGGCCGGTGCGTACCAAATCACTTGATCGGCATCGACCACGCTTTCCGGCAAGCCATCACGGTGAGCGCCGAGCTTCATGGAATTGGAGCGCGGCTCGATGATGGCGATCAATGGCGCGTCGCCAATGCGTTTACGCAGACCGTCGAGGGTCGTGGCGATGGCAGTCGGGTGGTGAGCGAAGTCGTCGTAGATGGTGATGCCACGGACTTCGGCGACTTTTTCCATCCGGCGCTTCACGCTTTTGAACGCGCTCAACGCAGCGATGCCCATGGACGGCACGACACCGACATGCCGCGCCGCCGCCAAGGTGGCCAAGGCGTTGGCGACGTTGTGTTGACCGGTCATGTCCCACTCGACCACGCCTTGAGCGACGCCTTCGAACATCACTTCGAATGTCGAACCGTCTTCACTCAGCAGTTTGACCTGCCACTGACCACCAGCGCCGGTGGTTTGCACCGGGGTCCAGCAGCCCATCTCGATCACACGCAGCAAGGCCGGTTCGGTGGTCGGGTGGATCACCAGGCCTTCACTCGGGATAGTCCGCACCAAATGGTGGAACTGTCGCTCGATAGCCGCCAGATCAGGGAAGATGTCGGCGTGATCGAACTCCAGGTTGTTCAGAATCGCCGTACGGGGGCGGTAGTGAACAAACTTGGAGCGCTTGTCGAAAAATGCACTGTCGTATTCGTCGGCTTCGATCACGAAGAACGGCGTGCCGCCCAGACGCGCCGACACCGAGAAATTCTGCGGCACGCCGCCAATCAGGAAACCGGGGCTCATGCCCGCGTGCTCCAGCACCCAGGCGAGCATGCTGCTGGTGGTGGTTTTGCCATGCGTGCCGGCGACGGCCAGCACCCAGCGACCTTGCAACACGTGATCGGCCAGCCACTGCGGGCCGGAGACATACGGCAAGCCCTTATTCAGGACGTATTCGACCGCCGGATTGCCGCGGGACATGGCGTTGCCGATGACCACCAGATCCGGGGCCGGATCGAGTTGCGCCGGGTCGTAGCCCTGGGTCAACTGAATGCCCTGAGCCTCAAGTTGAGTGCTCATCGGCGGATAGACGTTGGCATCGGAGCCGGTCACATGATGGCCCAGCTCTTTGGCCAGAACCGCCATCGAACCCATGAAAGTGCCGCAGATACCAAGAATATGAATGTGCATTAGTCGACCTCGTAAAACATGGCCGCAGGTTAGCTTAGAGAGGCAGAAATCGCACTCTTTAGCTGAGACTTGCCACCACCACTGTGGCGAGGGAGCTTGCTCCCGCGGGGGCGTGCAGCGGCCCCCACCTGCGCTCGCGATTACTCTGGCTTATTGCATTCCTTGATTGCGACGGGAGCGAGCTCCCTCGCCACAAAAGCGGTTTACCGGGCAATCCCGTGCTTGCGCAGTTTTCGGTAAAGGGTATTGCGGCTGACACCAAGCTGTTCGGCGGTATGCGTCATATGCCAGCGCGTCTGTTCCAGCACATTCAACAACGCCAGCCGCTCGGCATCGTCCAAGGGGTGTTCGGAAGGCTGGTCAACGGCAACCACCGGCATCGGTCGCGCCTGACGAATCATCACCGGCAAATCCTCCAGCCCGATCCGCCCGCCGTCGCACAACGCTGCCAACGTGCGCAGCACATTGCGCAACTGCCGCACATTTCCGGGCCAGGCAAAACCCAGCAACGCCTGGCGTGCCGGCTCATCAATCAGCACCGTCTCCCCGCCCGCCTCTTGCGCCAGCAGAAAATCGAGCAACTGGGATTTGTCACTGCGCTCGCGCAACGCCGGCAGTGCGATCTCCAGACCGTTGAGCCGGTAATACAAATCCTCGCGGAAGCTGCCGTCCTGCACCCGTTCCAGCAAATTACGGTGAGTGGCGCTGATGATCCGGACGTTGACCGACTCCGGCTCACCGCCAATCGGCACGACTTGCCGGTCTTCGAGCACCCTTAATAGCCGGGTCTGCAATGCCAGGGGCATGTCGCCGATTTCATCCAGAAATAATGTCCCGCCATCTGCCTGCTGCAACTTGCCGCGCATGCCTTCCTTGCGCGCACCAGTGAAGCTGCCGCCGCGATAACCGAACAGTTCGCTCTCGATCAGGCTTTCGGGGATGGCCGCGCAATTGAGCGCAACGAAGGCCTTTTGCGCCCGCTGACTGGCCTGATGCACCGCCTTGGCGAAGGCCTCCTTGCCGGAGCCGGTTTCGCCGTTGATCAGCAGCGGTACGTCCCGTTCGAAGACGCGAAGGGACTTGCGAAAATCTTCCTGCAACCCGACGTCGCCCAAACATATGCCCGACAACCGCGACGGCTCGCTGATCACCGGAGCAGGCACCACGGGCACCGGAATGCTGCGCGGCTGACCACGCAACACGGCAAACAGACTTCGCCCGTCGCGGGTGCGCAGCGGCCAACTGGCGCTGGCATTCACACTCGCTCGGCCCAGCAACTCGTCCAGCGAGCAATCGAAAAACGCCTCGACCGGTTTCCCCAGCAGTCCGCCGCGAACATGGCCCAGCAGGTTGAGCGCACTCTGGTTAACCGCGCAGATCCGCCCTTCCCCGTCGAACGCCAGCAACCCTTCGCTGAACAGCCCGACGGATTCGGCCTGCAGGTGGAAGCGCAGCAACCACTGATTGTCGAAGTAACGCAGGAAGTAGCAGCTCTCGATCATCTTCGCCGACAGATTGACCAGCGCCATGGTGTGAAACTGGCTTTGCCGCGAGACGTCGTGACGCGCCGAGGACACGTCGAGCACCGCCAGCAATTCGCCATGCGGGTCGAACACCGGGCTCGCCGAGCAGGTCAAGCCGGTGTGGCGGCCGCGAAAGTGTTCGTCCTGGTGGATGGTCAGCGATTGGCGTTCCACCAGGCAGGTGCCGATGCCGTTAGTGCCTTCACAGGCTTCGCTCCAGTCGGCGCCGAGCCAGAGGCCGGCGCGTTCGAAAATCTTCCGCTCGGCGGGCGCAGTCACGCAGTTGAGGATCACCCCGCGCGCATCGGTCAGCAGCACCGCATGACCGGCGCCGGAGAGTTGCTGATGCAGGCTGCTCATTTCGTTGCCGGCGATGTGCAGCACTTGCTGCAAGCGTTCGCGGCTCTCAAGGACGCGGCCATGCTCCAGCACCGTCGGCGCCATGGTCAGGGCGGGGTCGAGGTGATAGTCCTCAAGACAGCGCAGCCAGGACCGGGCGATGGACGGGTCGCTGCCGGGACCGTGCAGGTGGGATTTGCCCTGGGTCACGGTCAGCACTTGCTGGGCATGGCGACTCAAATGGTTGTCGTGCATTTCTTATTATTCTCTCCGAGAGCTGTGCTGAAACCCCACTAAGGAGCCTGGAACACATCCTGTGGCGAGGGAGCTTGCTCCCGCTCGAGTGCGAAGCGCTCGCCAAACCTGACCGGCAGACATATCCGGGGCCGCTTCGCAGCCCAGCGGGAGCAAGCCCCCTCGCCACACACGTTATCCGTGTGGCAATTGTGGTCCAGCATCCTCCAGCCATCGACCCAATGCAATGCTGGCAAGACCGCCCGGTCACAGGCTGTCCCACAAACGGCACAAAGTGTCACGGGCACCGTACCGAAAGCGTCACAGGCGCTGCCCGTCCGTCCGACAAAAATCGCGCAAAGCCTTGATTTGCCTGACCTGCAGGGCAGTGGCCCGGCCTTTGCTCTACGCTTAAAGCAAGCGCACAGGCGCTCTTC
This DNA window, taken from Pseudomonas fluorescens NCIMB 11764, encodes the following:
- the ubiX gene encoding flavin prenyltransferase UbiX, yielding MNNGPERITLAMTGASGAQYGLRLLDCLIREDREVHFLISKAAQLVMATETDVTLPPKTQMMQAFLTEYTGAAAGQIRVYGKEDWMSPVASGSGAPSAMVVVPCSTGTLSAIATGACNNLIERAADVTLKERRQLILVPREAPYSSIHLEHMLKLSNMGVTILPASPGFYHQPQTIDDLIDFVVARILNLLNIPQDMLPRWGEHHLTSDE
- a CDS encoding sigma-54-dependent Fis family transcriptional regulator → MHDNHLSRHAQQVLTVTQGKSHLHGPGSDPSIARSWLRCLEDYHLDPALTMAPTVLEHGRVLESRERLQQVLHIAGNEMSSLHQQLSGAGHAVLLTDARGVILNCVTAPAERKIFERAGLWLGADWSEACEGTNGIGTCLVERQSLTIHQDEHFRGRHTGLTCSASPVFDPHGELLAVLDVSSARHDVSRQSQFHTMALVNLSAKMIESCYFLRYFDNQWLLRFHLQAESVGLFSEGLLAFDGEGRICAVNQSALNLLGHVRGGLLGKPVEAFFDCSLDELLGRASVNASASWPLRTRDGRSLFAVLRGQPRSIPVPVVPAPVISEPSRLSGICLGDVGLQEDFRKSLRVFERDVPLLINGETGSGKEAFAKAVHQASQRAQKAFVALNCAAIPESLIESELFGYRGGSFTGARKEGMRGKLQQADGGTLFLDEIGDMPLALQTRLLRVLEDRQVVPIGGEPESVNVRIISATHRNLLERVQDGSFREDLYYRLNGLEIALPALRERSDKSQLLDFLLAQEAGGETVLIDEPARQALLGFAWPGNVRQLRNVLRTLAALCDGGRIGLEDLPVMIRQARPMPVVAVDQPSEHPLDDAERLALLNVLEQTRWHMTHTAEQLGVSRNTLYRKLRKHGIAR
- the mpl gene encoding UDP-N-acetylmuramate:L-alanyl-gamma-D-glutamyl-meso-diaminopimelate ligase codes for the protein MHIHILGICGTFMGSMAVLAKELGHHVTGSDANVYPPMSTQLEAQGIQLTQGYDPAQLDPAPDLVVIGNAMSRGNPAVEYVLNKGLPYVSGPQWLADHVLQGRWVLAVAGTHGKTTTSSMLAWVLEHAGMSPGFLIGGVPQNFSVSARLGGTPFFVIEADEYDSAFFDKRSKFVHYRPRTAILNNLEFDHADIFPDLAAIERQFHHLVRTIPSEGLVIHPTTEPALLRVIEMGCWTPVQTTGAGGQWQVKLLSEDGSTFEVMFEGVAQGVVEWDMTGQHNVANALATLAAARHVGVVPSMGIAALSAFKSVKRRMEKVAEVRGITIYDDFAHHPTAIATTLDGLRKRIGDAPLIAIIEPRSNSMKLGAHRDGLPESVVDADQVIWYAPANLGWDLSATAALCTVPSIVSDSLEGIIERVKSQAQPGTHVVIMSNGGFGGLHGKLAEALK